The Cytophagia bacterium CHB2 nucleotide sequence CTTTTGGCGCAGCTCGTTGATTTCCGTCGTGCGCTCATCTTCGTCTTCACCCAGCTCGCGCCGAATCGCCTTCATTTGTTCACGCAAGTAATACTCGCGTTGGTTCTTCGAAATCTCGCCCTGTACCTCGCTTTGAATTTTGCTGCCGAGTTCAAGAATTTGCAACTCCTTGCTCAGCAAAAACGTGGTGCGTTCCAGCCGTTTGCGTACCTCGGTGATTTCGAGAATATCCTGCTTTTCCGGCATGGGGATGTTGAGGTTCCACACGATGACATCCGCCAGGCGGCCCGGGCTTTCGGTGTTCATCACCAGCATGGTGTGTTCGGGCGTGAGATAAGGCGCGAGATCAACGGCTTTCTGAAACTGGCCGCGCAGATTCATCACCATGGCTTCGATATCCATACCCTCAACTTTCCCTTCGGGATACGGCTGCACCGCCACCGTCATAAACGGCTCAGTTTGCAGAAAATCGAGAATGCGGCCGCGCGCCACGCCCTGCACCATGGCGCTTTGCGTGCCATCGGGCATTTTGAAAATTTTCATCACCTGCGCGATCGTGCCCCAGCGATAAAGATCGTCAGCGCTCGGATCGTCGATCGAGCCGTCACGTTGCGCTACCACCATGATCAAGCGATCACTGCGAATGGCAGACTCGATCAGTTTCACCGATTTGTCACGGCCAATTGACAAAGGAAGAATTTGTTGGGGAAAAATAACCGTGTTGCGCAGCGGCAACAACGGGAGAACTTTCGGAATTCTGAACTCGATTCCACTTTCTTCAGAATCTTTTTCTGTGTTCATCTGCAATTCCTCTATAATGGGATAAGAAAGATTGCGAAAAATCAGATGATGTGCAACCGTCGCGTTCCACGACGGTTTTCATAGGTTTGCACATCGTCCCAATCCTCCTGAACTACAAGCGTTGGCTTTCAGTAATCAAATATCACGGACAAACGTTGTGCCAACCGCAATAAAGTGAAAATCAATATCCAGGTAGTGCTTTACACCAAAGATTATACACTTTTGGCATGATCTCACAATTTTGGCAGTACCAAAAGCATTGCTAAATTGTCAGGAATGTCAAGACGTCATACGATCATTCAGTTTCGCGAGTAGCGCTGCAATATGCTCCAAAAACCGACGGTCATTTTCCCAAAAGGCATTCGGCGTATGGCTGTCAATATCAATTTCACCATAAATGCGCGTGCCTTTGATCGGCACCACGATTTCTGATTTCGTTTCAAGACTGCAAGCGAGATAACGTGGATCCGCATTCACATCCGGCACGACGATGGTTTGCTCTTCAGCAACCGCTAAGCCACAAATGCCGGAGCCAACCGGAATGCGCGTATGCGGCGTGGGCGCGCCGAGGTAATTGTGGACAACCAATTCATGGCCTTCCAATAAATAAATTCCAGCCCAATCGTATTTGCGAAAATGCCGTTTTAAAAGTTGCACACAATAATGATAGGCGGTGTCCAGGCTGGGCTGATCGCGAAGAAACGTCTCCATCTCCTCCACCACGAGATGGCCGAGCAAAACTTCCAAACCGCGGTGATAACTTCCGGCGCCGTAGCCTGAAATTTGCGCGAGGCAAACCTCGCGGATGACGGAGGTATGGCGAAACTCTTCGCGCCGGTGAATGTCCGAGAGATGCACCTCGACGGCCGGCAGGTTAATGGCGGCCAGGGCGTCGCGCAGCGCATAACTGTAATGCGTCAAAGCGCCGGGATTGATCACGATGCCGGCCGCATTCCGGCGCTCGCTGTGCAAGAAATCCAACAACGCGCCTTCATGATTCGACTGAAAACATTGCACCGCGACATGGCATTGTTCCGCATACTTTGACAACTCCGCATTCAACTCATCCAACGTTGTGCGACCATAAACTTCC carries:
- the aroQ gene encoding type II 3-dehydroquinate dehydratase, which encodes MKKILIVHGPNLNLLGEREPEVYGRTTLDELNAELSKYAEQCHVAVQCFQSNHEGALLDFLHSERRNAAGIVINPGALTHYSYALRDALAAINLPAVEVHLSDIHRREEFRHTSVIREVCLAQISGYGAGSYHRGLEVLLGHLVVEEMETFLRDQPSLDTAYHYCVQLLKRHFRKYDWAGIYLLEGHELVVHNYLGAPTPHTRIPVGSGICGLAVAEEQTIVVPDVNADPRYLACSLETKSEIVVPIKGTRIYGEIDIDSHTPNAFWENDRRFLEHIAALLAKLNDRMTS
- a CDS encoding endopeptidase La, which translates into the protein MNTEKDSEESGIEFRIPKVLPLLPLRNTVIFPQQILPLSIGRDKSVKLIESAIRSDRLIMVVAQRDGSIDDPSADDLYRWGTIAQVMKIFKMPDGTQSAMVQGVARGRILDFLQTEPFMTVAVQPYPEGKVEGMDIEAMVMNLRGQFQKAVDLAPYLTPEHTMLVMNTESPGRLADVIVWNLNIPMPEKQDILEITEVRKRLERTTFLLSKELQILELGSKIQSEVQGEISKNQREYYLREQMKAIRRELGEDEDERTTEINELRQKLEEAKLPEEAKKVAEKELDRLARIPPAAAEYTVSRTYLDWLIELPWSKDTQDNLEVTYARQVLDEDHYDLEKVKKRILE